The DNA sequence TTTCCATGTCCAACGTGTGGAACCCCCTCCAAAGCATACGATGTTTCTTCAAAATCATGGCGGCACTTAGATTTTTGGGAGTGGAAAACGTATGTCCATGCCCGTGTCCCTCGTGTAACCTGTCGTCAATGTCATAAGGTCATCACTGTACACGTCAGCTGGTCTCGACCCTCATCCCATTTTACCTGGCATTTCGAATCCTACGCGATGCGCCTAATGTCGGAAATGCCAGTGAAGGCTGCCTCTCGTGAACTACGTGAACATGACACGCGGTTATGGCGCATTTTTCGCCATTACGTGGAAAGAGCCATGGAGGAACTTGACCTGTCTAATGTAAAGCGTGTCGCGATAGACGAAACGTCCTCTCGTAAAGGTCACCAGTACATCACCTTGTTTGTGGATGCGGATCGTAAACTGGTTCTATTTGCTGTCGAAGGAAAGGGCTCGGAGACGATCCATCGCTTTCGAGAGCACTTATCCAGCAACGGGGTAGATGCAGATCAAATCGCTGAAATGTGCTGTGACATGTCCCCCGCTTTTATTAGGGGGATTCAGGACGCCTTTCCGCACGCCCAGATCACATTCGACAAGTTTCATGTGATGAAAATGGTTAACGAGGCAGTCGACGACGTCCGAAAGGAAGAGCAAAAACAGACGCCGGAGTTACATAAAACCAAATATATTTGGCTTAAGAACGAAGATATGTTAACCAACGATCAAAAGAAAACACTCGAGCGATTAAAAGATGGTAACCTTAAAACGGGGCGGGCGTATCGAATGAAACTGGCTTTACAGGATTTATGGCAGGTTAACCAACTCTTTGCCGACATTTTCTTAGATGAATGGTTAGGCTGGGCAACACGCTCGCAATTACCCCCATTTATACGTGTCTCAAAGACGATAAAGAAACATAAGGAGGGTATTTTGCGCTGGTTTACAACACGTATGACTAACGGTCTTTTAGAAGGTCTCAATAGCCTTATACAGGCGGCAAAGCGAAGGGCACGTGGTTACCGTAATCCCCAAAATCTCATTCATATGGTGTACATGACTGCAAACAAGTTGTACATTCGGGCTTGCGCGTCGAGGCAAGCATAACTAGCCTTTCCGCTTAGCTGCCCCATCTCATAGACGAAAGCAGGAGTCAAGCGCTTTTCTTGACGGCTGCTTTCGTCTATGAGAACCTTTTAAGCGCGAAAAGGCTCCCATGGTTTACCCATGAGAAAGAGCGAAGAGCCATTTTTTATAAGGTCATCGACCTCGGGAACAAATATTTGCGGTAGTTTCTCTGTGACTAGTTGTGGCTTAAAGAGACTGGAATTCAGAATCCTCTTGCGGTGGGCGTTTACATATTAATGGTTTAATAATTCAAGGAGTCGTATTAAATAAGTCGTGATTTTAGTGCATCTTCGAGCATAGCGTCAAAGTCTTCGTATGTACTCATGGGTGTTCCTGAAGGCTTATCAAGTTCCAAATAAACCCCCTTTATTCTATCCAAACAATACCACGCAACATCAGAGTCCCCAAAGAAAAGGAACCTTTTTTGCCACTCATTGTCATACTATATCTTATTTGTATCTACAAACCCGCAAATTTGATCATTAATTATTTCACCGATTAAGAATTTATCAACCTCATAAATAACTAGCCCGTTGAAATCCAATCCATTAGTAACCTTAAGAAATTCCAGGTATCCAGCGGGCAGTTTAGAACAATCTAATTCCTCTCTAACCTTATGCACCATTTGCCTAATGGCATTCGCGTCTGCTGGGCTCTGAATTCCATTTCCGTACTTGGCCTCAATTTCTTGTATTTTTAGCGGTAAGTCCTTCCACATATATTATCCTTCCTAAAAAAACCCTTCGGATACATGATCCCTTTCGGCATCGGCGGAGAATCTATTTCGATTCCGGGGATGAATCTCACACACGATCACTTTTTGGCGGCTCATCTGGTGATTTCCCAAGGGCTTCTGAGGTCATTTGCTCTGGTGCAAACTAGTTGCAACAGATCACAGGCAGGAAGCGCGACGTACGGCGAGTCTTCGGCAATAAATTGCTCGAGCGCGTGCAAAGAAGAGAAAATCGGAAGCATATTAATTGATAAATTGACCATTATTCACGTACGATTCTAATTTACACTATTGTCCTATTACTGGCAATACCTTTGTTTTATTTCTAACAAAAAAGTGTCACAAAAAGGGCTACTGCTGAACAAAGTCACCTCTCGAATAGCTGTATGTACATGAATCTCCCGTTTTTCCGGAAAAATACTGCAAGCGGCTGCGTACAACTAACAGCGTCGAAAGGCTCCACGAGGAAATTCGTCGTGAACGGGTCATTAGTACTTTACCGAATCGTCAATCGATCGTACGCTTAATCGGCGCGTTGTTCATGGAAAAAGATAAGCAGTGGGAGAGCGGTAGGGGGTATCTTGGACCGCGTACTTTGAGTGGCGAAGGACAAAAGAGTTCGCCACCAAAGTCACTCACATCGTGCAGGCTTTACATGGCGGGGCGGGCATGATCGGCTGGTTCGCCGTGCGGTATGTCATTTCACATCCGCCCAAGCGCAAGAAATCATGCCCGTAGAAGCTCCATGTCAAGCCGTCATCGGCGCTCATTCTAGCTGAGGTTATTTTTACACATAAATTAGGGTTTGATCTTGCTTGGGTCAATTAAATCATAATGTTTTATAAATAATCAATCATTGTAAATAAAAGCCACTGCTTTCATCGCTTTCTCCCCAATATCCTGGCGGTAGTGTCGGTCCGTAAAATGAATGCCCTGCACGGCATCGTATGCACGCTGCTGGGCGTCTTGTAAGGAAACGCCCAAAGCCGTTACACCTAACACGCGCCCGCCGTTCGTGACGAGCTGTCCCGCTTCGTCGATTTTCGTGCCCGCATGAAACGCGTACACATCAGGCACTGCCTCGTCCCTGTCGCGCGGCACACAATCGTCGTGCAGGTCATCGTTACGCGCGGCTCTATCGTCGTACATGCCGTCATTGCACTGCACGCTATCGTCGTGTGGCTCATCGTCGTGTGGACCACCATTGCGCGTAGCATTATCGTCGTGTGGCACATCGCCTAACGACGGCAGGCCGTCGATCGGATGCCCTTTTTCGAAGTCGCCGGGATAACCGCCGGAAGTGAGGACGACACAAAGCGCAGCCCGCGAATCCCACTCCAACGCGACCTGATCGAGTGTCCCGTTACTCGTCGCTCGTAACACAGGCAATAAATCGCCGTTCAGCCGCGGCAACACGACTTGTGTCTCCGGATCGCCGAAGCGCACGTTGAATTCGATCACTTTCAGCCCTTCGGCTGTGTGCATGAGACCTGCGTACAGCACACCGCGAAAGTCGAGCCCTTCCGCTTCCATCGCCTCGGCCATCGGTTGCAACACTTGTGTGACCGCCTGCTGTATAAGCTCCGCATCGAAGTGGGGCACAGGTGAATAAGCGCCCATGCCACCCGTATTTGGCCCGGTATCACCGTCGTATACCGCTTTATGATCTTGCGCTTCGACCATCGGCACAACGGTGCGGCCAGCAACGAATGCCATCAGGGACAACTCTTCCCCGCGCAAACATTGCTCCACGACGACTTCGTCTCCCGCCGTACCAAACACGCGGTCACACATGATGCGCTCAAGTGCCTGCTCTGCTTCATCTAACGTCTCGGCGACGGTCACGCCTTTGCCCGCGGCTAAACCGTCCGCCTTAATGACGATCGGTGCGCCGACGCGCCGCACGTAACGGCGCGCTTCTTCGTAATCGGAGAACGTGCGGTAATCCGCTGTCGGCACGCCGTATGTCGCCATTAACTGTTTGGCGTACGCTTTACTGCCTTCGATTTTGGCTGCACGCCGGTTCGGTCCGAAAATCGGCAAACCCCGTTCGGTAAAATAGTCGACAATCCCGTCAAACAGCGGTTGCTCTGGCCCGACGACAGTATAGTCGATACGTTCGGCGACGGCGAACGCCGCCAATCGGGCAAAATCGTTTGCCTGAATATCGACACACGTCGCCACCGCGGCGATCCCTCCGTTTCCCGGGGCACAAAAAACAGTCTCTACGCCTTTACTTTGCTGCAACTTCCAACAGAGGGCGTGTTCCCGCCCACCACTGCCGACAACGAGTACGCGCATCGTTTTTGCCTCTCTCCTTTGGAAAAAATTAATGTTTGAAGTGACGGACTCCCGTCATGACCATCGTCATCCCGTGTGCGTCGCACACGTCGATCGAATCTTGATCCCGCTTCGAGCCGCCCGGTTGAATGACGGCCGTAATGCCTGCCGCAGCAGCGGCTTCCATCGTGTCTGGCATCGGAAAGAACGCATCGGAGGCGAGTACAGCGCCGCGCGCTTTTTCCCCCGCCTGTTCGAGAGCAATCTTTGCCGCGCCGACGCGGTTCATCTGTCCCGCTCCGACGCCGATCGTCTGATTGTCCTTCGCAAGCACAATCGCGTTCGACTTCACGTGTTTGACGACGCGCCAAGCGAAGAGCAATTGTTCCCATTCCGCAGCCGACGGTTCGCGTTTCGTGGCGATGCGGCACGCGTCTTGATCCAACTTGTGCACGTCGGCTTGCTGCACAAGTAAACCGCCTTGCACCGATTGCATCTTATACGTCGCTCTGGCTACTCCCGCCGTGTGCATTCGCAGGAGGCGCAAGTTTTTCTTCGTTTGTAAAATAGCGAGTGCCTCCGAGGTAAAGTCGGGAGCAAGGACGATTTCGAGAAAAATGTCGTGCATGCGCCGCGCGGTCGCTTCGTCGACGGGGCGGTTCGTCGCGACGATTCCCCCGAAGATCGACGTCGGATCAGCTGCATACGCCTTCTCATACGCCTCGCGAACCGTTGCGCCGAGGCCGACGCCACACGGATTCATATGTTTCACCGCGACGACGGCTGGTGCGGAAAACTCGCTGACCATTTCCCACGCCGCGTTGGCGTCGTTAATGTTGTTGTACGACAGTTCTTTTCCGTTCAACTGCTCACTGGCGGGCAAACCGATAATGGTGTTCGGTTCGCGGTAAAAAGCGGCCGATTGGTGCGGGTTTTCCCCGTAACGCAGCGTCTGCACGCGTTCAAAGGGGAGCGTCAACCGTTCCGGATAGGTACCATCAGAAGCAGTAGCTGCTGTGATCGCTTTTTTCGCTGTTGTAGACACTTCCTTTGTTACTGCTGCTTTCTCTGCCACAGCCGCTTCGGAAGTTGTATCTGGGGCCGATTCGGTTTCCTGCGTAAAGTAGGCAGCGATCACACTGTCGTAAAAAGCGGTGTGGCGGAACACTTTAGCCGCGAGCCGCCGCCGCCAAGTGGGGGACGTCTCACCGTGTGCCCGCAATTGCCCCACGAGTGCTGCATAGTCGGCCGGATCGACGACGACGGTGACGGCCGCACAGTTTTTTGCCGCTGCACGCAACATGCTCGGTCCGCCGATGTCGATGTTTTCAATCGCCTCATCCCACGCGACACCTTCTTTGGCCACCGTCTCTTGAAACGGATATAAGTTGACGACGACGAGGTCGATCGGTGTGATGTTCAGCTCGGCCAACTGATCGCTGTGCTGCGTAAGGTCCCGCCGCGCTAAAATGCCACTATGGATGTGCGGGTGTAACGTTTTGACGCGGCCGTCCAATATTTCCGGGAAGCCGGTCACGTCGGAAATACCGACGACCGGGAGACCGGCTTCTTCAAGTGTGCGGTACGTTCCTCCCGTCGAGACGACCTCCCAGCCTAACGCCGTCAGCTCGCGCACGAGTTCGACGATTCCCGTTTTGTCTGACACGCTAACAAGCGCCCGTTTTTTCATCAGTTTACGCCTCTTTCCTTCGCTATTGGATAACACTATCGATTCATTCGCTTCGTTTTTGCGACAGCTGTCGCTGATTACTACCGCTTACTGACGCTTTTTTAGTTACACGCTACTGTGTTTCCTCAATTAAGCGGCGTATGACTTCCGGATACAATTCGTGTTCGACCGCCTGAATTTTTGCCGTTAGTGTCTCACGGCTGTCCGTTTCCGCCACTGACACTGCCCGCTGGGCGATGATCGGGCCGGTGTCCATCCCCGCGTCGACGTAGTGCACCGTCACGCCCGTCACTTTCACCCCGTGCTGCAGCGCTTGTCCGATTGCGTCTTTTCCCGGAAAAGAAGGTAGCAGCGAGGGGTGGATGTTGACAATCCGCCCGGCGAATTTATCTAGCAATGTCGGTCCGATTAGGCGCATGTAGCCGGCGAGCACGAGCCACGAAACGTCGTAACGTCGAAGGACGTCTCGCACGGCCGCCTCATACGCCGCTTTGTCGGAAAACGTGCGCGGGGCAAACGCATGCTGGGGTACGCCGAGTCGCTCTGCCCGTTCGAGCACTGTCGCGCCAGGACGGTCACAAATGAGGACCGATACGGGGACGCGCCACCCTTCCTGCTGGCTCACTTCAACGAGTCGCGCAAAATTAGAACCGCTCCCCGAGGCGAATACTGCGATGGTCACGACCAATCCCCCTTAAGCGTTACGCGTGTGGGATTGGCTGTATCGCCTACTTCGACAGTAGCGTCTCCACTTGTTGCACCGTCTGCACCGACAGTAACGTCTACACCGACAGTTACATCTCCTGCAGCCTTTTCCTCTCCACCGGCTTTGTTCCCTCCGTCTTTCTCCGATAACTCTTGAGGTACGACCGCACCGATGCGGTAAGCCTGTTCCCCTAAGGCATTAGCCCTTTCGATGACGGCGTCGGCCTCCTGCTCCGGAACGGCCAGCACGAAGCCGATGCCACAGTTGAACGTTTGCGCCATCTCCTCCGGCGATAATTTGCCCGCGCGGCGCACGACGTCAAAAATTGTCGGTACGGGCCACGTGCCCCATGTGATCTCGGCCGCTAACCCGTCGGGTAGCATGCGGGGCACATTTTCAAAAAAGCCGCCACCGGTAATGTGGCTCATACCGTTTAGCGTGTGTTCCCGCAAAAGGGTCAGTACTGTGCGCACGTAAATGCGTGTCGGGGTGAGCAATTCTTCTCCGAGCGTTTTCCCGTCAGCTGCCGGCGACATCTTTTCATGCGGCGCGATCCCACCGATTGCGGCGACAACATCCGCCACAGGCCTCTTCAGCAGCGTTGAGTCAGGGTCGACGAGCAGCCGCCGCACGAGAGAAAACCCGTTGCTATGCAGCCCCGAAGAGGCGAGTCCGATCAAAGCGTCCCCAGCCTGGATGCGCACCCCGGTGACGAGGTGTTCCCGCTCGGCAATGCCGACGCAAAATCCGGCCACATCGTACTCGCCGCGCGCGTACATTCCCGGCATTTCGGCGGTCTCCCCGCCGATCAAGGCACACCCGGCCTGTGCACAGCCGTCGGCGATCCCTTTGACGACTGCCTCTGCCTGTTCCGGCTGAAGCTCTCCCGTCGCCAAATAGTCGAGGAAAAACAGCGGTTCCGCACCTTGCACGGCGACGTCGTTCACGCACATCGCCACACAGTCGACCCCAATCGTGTCATGTCGATCGAGGGCAAAGGCAAGCTTCAATTTTGTCCCTACCCCGTCTGTCCCGGCGACGAGTACCGGTTCGCGGTAACCGGCGGGAAGGGCGAATAAACCGCCGAACGCCCCTAAACCGCTCAGCACTTCCGGCCGCGCCGTGCGCGCCACGTGCTGCTTAATCCGCGCGACTGTTTCGTACCCCGCTTCGAGATTGACGCCCGCGCAGGCATACGCTTTGTTAACACTGTTCTGACCGGCTCCGCTATTTTCCGTTGCACTCACTATGCCGTCTCTCCCCACAAAATTTTTCTTGAATCTCGGCGTCCGCTTTTCCCTCCGCTATCTCCTATCTGTACATGACGGGATTGCTATTTATCGCTCCCCAATATAAAGGAGGAAACCTCTTAATGGACTGAGCGTCTTTACGACGAAAGATCTTCGTATATTTCTGTCGGATACACCCCGTCGAAACACGCGAGACAGTGCCCGCGGTTCACCTCATCCGCCGGTCGTCCGACTGCCTCCAGCAACCCGTTCAGCGAGAGGAACGCCAAGCTGTCTGCACCGATCAATTGGCGGATGTTTTGCGGCGAGTGGTTCGCCGCAATTAATCCGTTGCGGTCTGCCGTGTCGATGCCGTAAAAACACGGGTTTTTTACCGGCGGCGAACTGATGCGGACGTGTACTTCCGTTGCGCCAACTTGCCTGAGTAGCTTGACGATGCGCTTAATCGTCGTCCCGCGGACGATCGAGTCGTCAATTAAGACGACCCGTTGTCCTTCCACGACGCGGCGCACCGCACTGAGCTTCATTTTTACGCCTTGCTCGCGCAACTGTTGGCTCGGCTGAATGAATGTCCGCGCGATGTAGCGGTTTTTAATTAACCCTAATTCATAAGGGTATCCAGCGGCTTCCGCATAACCGATCGCAGCGGATATGCTCGAATCGGGGACTCCAGAAACGACGTCCGCTTCGACTGGCGCTTCCACGAACAACTGTTTGCCGAGCCGCTTGCGCACGCTGTGCACGTTTTGCCCATCGATGTCGCTGTCAGGACGCGCAAAGTAAATGTACTCAAACGTGCAAACAGCGCGCCGCGTCTGTCCGGTGAGACGGTCGACGTGCATGCCGTCGCCGTCTAAGACGAGCAGTTCCCCTGGCGCCACTTCCCGCACGTACTCGGCCCCGATGGCATCAAACGCACACGTCTCGGAGGCGAACACGTAACTGTCGCCTAACTTGCCGATCGACAGCGGACGAATGCCGTGCGGGTCGAGAGCGGCGATGAGGCAATCTTTCGTCATGATCAAAAAGGCGTACGCCCCTTTTACCATGCGCAGCGATTCCTTCACCACTTGCTTCAGCTCGCTGTAGCCGGAACGAGCAATCAAGTGGGCAATCACTTCGGTGTCACTCGTCGTCTGAAAAATTGAACCCATCCGCTCCAACTGATGTTTAATTTGCGACGCATTGACGAGGCTGCCGTTCATTGCAAGCGCCAACTCACCGTCATGGTAGTTAAACAACAGTGGCTGCACGTTCGCCGGCGACCGTTCGTCGCGCGTCGAATAGCGCACGTGCCCAATCGCCATGTGACCTGATAGCTTTTGCAGGGCTTCGGCGTCAAACACTTCCGTCACTAACCCCGTGTCGCGATGAGCCGTAAAGCGATGCCCGTCTGAACTGACGATCCCACAACTTTCTTGGCCGCGGTGCTGCAGCGCGTGTAAGCCATAGTATGTCAGCTGCACCGCGTCTTCGTGCCCGAACACGCCAAACACACCGCACTCTTCGTTTAGTTCGTCGATGATCGGCTCAACTGACATGCTAGCGTTCCCTCCCACACATGTTTCAACTCGCTGACGTCTTCACGTACGACGACGTTGTCGTTAACGGCTATTTGTAGCGGAGTCCCCGCCACTGTCACCTTACCGATCACCGCACACGACGCACCGTGCACCTTCGCGATCTTCTGCACGTCGTCTAACTGTGCCTCGTTCACCGCGAGCAACACGCGCGACTGACTTTCACTGAACAGGACGTCCGTCGCCGACAGTTCCGTTTGCAATATGACGTCGGCACCGTAACCACCCGCGAAACACGCCTCGCAGAGGGCAACGGCGAGTCCGCCTTCCGATAAATCGTGCGCCGCTTGCACGTGTCCAGCGCGAATCATCGCTAAGGTAGCCTGCTGCACAGCTCGCTCCCGCGCCAAGTCGAGCCTAGGCGGTCGCCCAGACGGCTCTCCTTCCCGCACGTGTTGCCACACACTGCCGCCGAGCTCCGCGTACGTTTCGCCGAGCAAGACGAGCACGTCTCCCGCTTGCTTAAAGGCGTGTGTCGTCGTATGTGCCACGTCGTCGATCAACCCGACCATGCCGATGACTGGCGTGGGGTAAATCGCTTTGCCGCCCGTCTCGTTGTATAGGCTGACGTTGCCGCTGACGACAGGCGTTTCTAAGCTGCGACACGCGTCACTAATGCCGCGGACACTTTGCTCAAGTTGCCAATAAATGTCTGGTTTCTCCGGATTGCCGTAGTTCAAGTTGTCGGTTACGGCGAGTGGTTCCGCCCCGGAACAGACGACGTTGCGCGCCGCCTCGGCGACGGCAATCGCTCCCCCTGTGTACGGATCGAGGTACACGTAGCGCCCGTTGCCATCCGTCGTCATCGCCAGCGCTTTTTTCGTGCCAGTAATCTGTACAACGCCCGCATTCGCACCTGGTCCGACAACGACATCAGCATGTACGCTGTCGGTTGGTGCTTGATCGCAGACTTCAGCGCCGTTGCCTCTGTACGCGACATCCGTATCCGCACATCCACAGCTGTTTTCCACTGGTGAAGCCCCTGCTACTGACGCTACAAATTGCTCGTACACCACGCGCTTACTCGCTGCGTTCGGCGACTGTAGTACCTGCCGCAACGCCGCACCAACGTCGTCCGTCTGCAACGTCGCACCCGCTTCGCGTACACCGTTTTGCGCATAGTCATCCGGTTCGCGCGCCGCACGGGTATACTCCGGCGCCTCGTCAACTAACGCCCGTACCGGGACGTCACACACTTCTTTTCCGCGGTGACGTAAGCGCAGACACTCGTCATCCGTCACGCGGCCGACGACGGCCATCGGTACGCCCCACTTGTCGGCGACGGCGCGAACGTCGTCTTCCCGGCCTGCCGCCACAACGATGAGCATCCGCTCTTGCGACTCGGACAACATCAGTTCATACGCGCTCATGTCATTTTCCCGCTGCGGTACTTGGTCGAGGTCCAACTCAATGCCGTTCCCTGCCTTTGCCGCCATTTCCGCACTCGAACTCGTCAATCCAGCTGCACCCATGTCTTGAATGCCCTCGACGATGCCTTGGGCGATCAGTTCCAAACACGCTTCCATGACCCGCTTCTCCATGAACGGGTCACCTTTCGGCACGACCGGCTGTTCCGCATCTGTATCGTCCGCCAGCTCTTCTGAAGCAAACGTCGCCCCGTGAATGCCGTCGCGCCCGGTACTTGGCCCTAAATAAATGACCGGGTTGCCGACGCCAGCAGCGACACCTTGCTGGATGTGCTTATGCTCGAGCACACCGACGCACATCGCGTTGACGAGCGGATTCCCGCGGTATGCCTCGTCAAATAGGACTTCGCCGCCGACTGTCGACACGTCGATGCCCCTGCCGTATGCGGCCATCCCCTTAATCGCCTCGGTTAACAACTCCCGAACCCGTTCGTCAGACAGCGGTCCGAAGCGTAGCGAGTTCAACAGGGCGACCGGCCGTGCCCCCATGGAAAACACGTCGCGCACAATACCGCCGACACCCGTCGCCGCGCCGTCGAACGGCGCCACAGCGGACGGGTGATTGTGACTTTCAATTTTGAAGACGACGGCCTGTCCGTCGCCGATGTCGACGATGCCAGCCCCTTCTCCCGGCCCTTGCAACACGCGTGCTCCCGTTGTAGGAAAAAGCCGTAACACCCGCTTGGAATTTTTGTAACTGCAATGTTCCGACCACATGACACTGAAAATGCCCGTTTCGACATAATTCGGCTCGCGGCCTAACGCGTGGCAAACTTTCGCGTACTCTTCTTCGGAAAGCCCCATCGTTTCATACAATTTGCCCTCAGCAATTTCGCGCGCTGTCGGTTCTCCCTTGTGCACTGACGTTCCCCTCCTGTGATCGGTCCATAAATGATTTGTTAATTGTTAACTGCTTATTCTCGATTTTTTACTCGGCGGCTACTTCTCCGCCGCCGAGACGCTTGTAAATCTCCTCATACGCCTCGCGCACATTGCCTAGGTCGCGGCGGAAGCGGTCCTTATCCAACTTTTTTTTCGTCTCCGCATCCCAAAAACGGCACGTATCCGGCGAAATCTCGTCGGCCAACAGCAACGTTCCGTCCGCCGTCAATCCAAACTCGAGTTTAAAGTCGACGAGGATCACTTGCCGTTCGCGCAAGTAGCTTATGAGCAAATCGTTCACTTTAAGCGCCATTTGCTTCATTTGTTCTACGTGTTCCGCCTCGGCTAGCTTAAGCACGGAAATGTGGGAATCGTTAATGAGCGGATCGCCGAGGTCATCGTCTTTGTAGTACGTTTCGACGACGGCGTGGGCGAGTTCCGTCCCTTCCGCTAAC is a window from the Numidum massiliense genome containing:
- a CDS encoding ISL3 family transposase, producing the protein MGIADSKVVHTAKKDRKGGMVTMWITSENTTLIKLLQSALLIEKPWELTVMAYDEEQEQWNLYLDFPRGAEFPCPTCGTPSKAYDVSSKSWRHLDFWEWKTYVHARVPRVTCRQCHKVITVHVSWSRPSSHFTWHFESYAMRLMSEMPVKAASRELREHDTRLWRIFRHYVERAMEELDLSNVKRVAIDETSSRKGHQYITLFVDADRKLVLFAVEGKGSETIHRFREHLSSNGVDADQIAEMCCDMSPAFIRGIQDAFPHAQITFDKFHVMKMVNEAVDDVRKEEQKQTPELHKTKYIWLKNEDMLTNDQKKTLERLKDGNLKTGRAYRMKLALQDLWQVNQLFADIFLDEWLGWATRSQLPPFIRVSKTIKKHKEGILRWFTTRMTNGLLEGLNSLIQAAKRRARGYRNPQNLIHMVYMTANKLYIRACASRQA
- the purD gene encoding phosphoribosylamine--glycine ligase; amino-acid sequence: MRVLVVGSGGREHALCWKLQQSKGVETVFCAPGNGGIAAVATCVDIQANDFARLAAFAVAERIDYTVVGPEQPLFDGIVDYFTERGLPIFGPNRRAAKIEGSKAYAKQLMATYGVPTADYRTFSDYEEARRYVRRVGAPIVIKADGLAAGKGVTVAETLDEAEQALERIMCDRVFGTAGDEVVVEQCLRGEELSLMAFVAGRTVVPMVEAQDHKAVYDGDTGPNTGGMGAYSPVPHFDAELIQQAVTQVLQPMAEAMEAEGLDFRGVLYAGLMHTAEGLKVIEFNVRFGDPETQVVLPRLNGDLLPVLRATSNGTLDQVALEWDSRAALCVVLTSGGYPGDFEKGHPIDGLPSLGDVPHDDNATRNGGPHDDEPHDDSVQCNDGMYDDRAARNDDLHDDCVPRDRDEAVPDVYAFHAGTKIDEAGQLVTNGGRVLGVTALGVSLQDAQQRAYDAVQGIHFTDRHYRQDIGEKAMKAVAFIYND
- the purH gene encoding bifunctional phosphoribosylaminoimidazolecarboxamide formyltransferase/IMP cyclohydrolase, coding for MMKKRALVSVSDKTGIVELVRELTALGWEVVSTGGTYRTLEEAGLPVVGISDVTGFPEILDGRVKTLHPHIHSGILARRDLTQHSDQLAELNITPIDLVVVNLYPFQETVAKEGVAWDEAIENIDIGGPSMLRAAAKNCAAVTVVVDPADYAALVGQLRAHGETSPTWRRRLAAKVFRHTAFYDSVIAAYFTQETESAPDTTSEAAVAEKAAVTKEVSTTAKKAITAATASDGTYPERLTLPFERVQTLRYGENPHQSAAFYREPNTIIGLPASEQLNGKELSYNNINDANAAWEMVSEFSAPAVVAVKHMNPCGVGLGATVREAYEKAYAADPTSIFGGIVATNRPVDEATARRMHDIFLEIVLAPDFTSEALAILQTKKNLRLLRMHTAGVARATYKMQSVQGGLLVQQADVHKLDQDACRIATKREPSAAEWEQLLFAWRVVKHVKSNAIVLAKDNQTIGVGAGQMNRVGAAKIALEQAGEKARGAVLASDAFFPMPDTMEAAAAAGITAVIQPGGSKRDQDSIDVCDAHGMTMVMTGVRHFKH
- the purN gene encoding phosphoribosylglycinamide formyltransferase, translating into MVVTIAVFASGSGSNFARLVEVSQQEGWRVPVSVLICDRPGATVLERAERLGVPQHAFAPRTFSDKAAYEAAVRDVLRRYDVSWLVLAGYMRLIGPTLLDKFAGRIVNIHPSLLPSFPGKDAIGQALQHGVKVTGVTVHYVDAGMDTGPIIAQRAVSVAETDSRETLTAKIQAVEHELYPEVIRRLIEETQ
- the purM gene encoding phosphoribosylformylglycinamidine cyclo-ligase, with product MSATENSGAGQNSVNKAYACAGVNLEAGYETVARIKQHVARTARPEVLSGLGAFGGLFALPAGYREPVLVAGTDGVGTKLKLAFALDRHDTIGVDCVAMCVNDVAVQGAEPLFFLDYLATGELQPEQAEAVVKGIADGCAQAGCALIGGETAEMPGMYARGEYDVAGFCVGIAEREHLVTGVRIQAGDALIGLASSGLHSNGFSLVRRLLVDPDSTLLKRPVADVVAAIGGIAPHEKMSPAADGKTLGEELLTPTRIYVRTVLTLLREHTLNGMSHITGGGFFENVPRMLPDGLAAEITWGTWPVPTIFDVVRRAGKLSPEEMAQTFNCGIGFVLAVPEQEADAVIERANALGEQAYRIGAVVPQELSEKDGGNKAGGEEKAAGDVTVGVDVTVGADGATSGDATVEVGDTANPTRVTLKGDWS
- the purF gene encoding amidophosphoribosyltransferase, encoding MSVEPIIDELNEECGVFGVFGHEDAVQLTYYGLHALQHRGQESCGIVSSDGHRFTAHRDTGLVTEVFDAEALQKLSGHMAIGHVRYSTRDERSPANVQPLLFNYHDGELALAMNGSLVNASQIKHQLERMGSIFQTTSDTEVIAHLIARSGYSELKQVVKESLRMVKGAYAFLIMTKDCLIAALDPHGIRPLSIGKLGDSYVFASETCAFDAIGAEYVREVAPGELLVLDGDGMHVDRLTGQTRRAVCTFEYIYFARPDSDIDGQNVHSVRKRLGKQLFVEAPVEADVVSGVPDSSISAAIGYAEAAGYPYELGLIKNRYIARTFIQPSQQLREQGVKMKLSAVRRVVEGQRVVLIDDSIVRGTTIKRIVKLLRQVGATEVHVRISSPPVKNPCFYGIDTADRNGLIAANHSPQNIRQLIGADSLAFLSLNGLLEAVGRPADEVNRGHCLACFDGVYPTEIYEDLSS
- the purL gene encoding phosphoribosylformylglycinamidine synthase subunit PurL; the protein is MHKGEPTAREIAEGKLYETMGLSEEEYAKVCHALGREPNYVETGIFSVMWSEHCSYKNSKRVLRLFPTTGARVLQGPGEGAGIVDIGDGQAVVFKIESHNHPSAVAPFDGAATGVGGIVRDVFSMGARPVALLNSLRFGPLSDERVRELLTEAIKGMAAYGRGIDVSTVGGEVLFDEAYRGNPLVNAMCVGVLEHKHIQQGVAAGVGNPVIYLGPSTGRDGIHGATFASEELADDTDAEQPVVPKGDPFMEKRVMEACLELIAQGIVEGIQDMGAAGLTSSSAEMAAKAGNGIELDLDQVPQRENDMSAYELMLSESQERMLIVVAAGREDDVRAVADKWGVPMAVVGRVTDDECLRLRHRGKEVCDVPVRALVDEAPEYTRAAREPDDYAQNGVREAGATLQTDDVGAALRQVLQSPNAASKRVVYEQFVASVAGASPVENSCGCADTDVAYRGNGAEVCDQAPTDSVHADVVVGPGANAGVVQITGTKKALAMTTDGNGRYVYLDPYTGGAIAVAEAARNVVCSGAEPLAVTDNLNYGNPEKPDIYWQLEQSVRGISDACRSLETPVVSGNVSLYNETGGKAIYPTPVIGMVGLIDDVAHTTTHAFKQAGDVLVLLGETYAELGGSVWQHVREGEPSGRPPRLDLARERAVQQATLAMIRAGHVQAAHDLSEGGLAVALCEACFAGGYGADVILQTELSATDVLFSESQSRVLLAVNEAQLDDVQKIAKVHGASCAVIGKVTVAGTPLQIAVNDNVVVREDVSELKHVWEGTLACQLSRSSTN